In one window of Echeneis naucrates chromosome 17, fEcheNa1.1, whole genome shotgun sequence DNA:
- the znf521 gene encoding LOW QUALITY PROTEIN: zinc finger protein 521 (The sequence of the model RefSeq protein was modified relative to this genomic sequence to represent the inferred CDS: deleted 1 base in 1 codon), with amino-acid sequence MSRRKQAKPRSLKEDNVTEDQHSPGQTAIPSDPECALERAAEDGETGRLRKRLLSPEEGEEGEEEDEEPALHSCDSCRQVFESLSDLTEHKINQCQLTDGADLEDDPSCSWPASSPSSKDQTSPGHCEDYDFGEEEGGPGLPYPCQFCDKSFSRLSFLKRHEQSHGDKLPFSCTFCSRLFKHKRSRDRHVKLHTGDKKYHCGECDSAFSRSDHLKIHMKTHASNKPHKCPVCRRGFLSSSSLHGHMQVHERGKDGSTSSLSRADEWKLKETRKCSRCEEGFDVPEELQRHIAECHPECSPSEDGGLGATLQCIYCHEPFSDEGTLLTHIDQAHSRDRKGHTCAICSEHFLSVEDLYAHMDIHQLPESSNHSNSPSLLTVGYTSVSSTTPDSNLSVDSSTMVETAPPVPKTRGRRKRAAQNTSDMGGRSSKQPKVSYSCIYCNKQVFSSLAVLQIHLRTMHLDKPEQAHTCQFCLEVLPSLLNLNEHLKQVHNAEDHAALLASLPDALLQCNFCPEVLSDLNALQEHIRCSHGFPSPVAKESNAFFCPQCFMGFLTEATLEEHVRQTHCDGGSLRFDSPLAVTPKEPIVEVYSCSYCTNSPIFNSVLKLNKHIKENHKNIPLALNYINNGKKSPAYPQSSSPISVEPTMLKQGGSAARTASEFICNQCGAKYTNLDLFQTHLKTHLDGLQPQLTCPQCNKEFPNQESLLKHVTIHFTITSTYYICESCDKQFTSVDDLQKHLLDMHTFVFFRCTLCQEVFDSKVSTQLHLAVKHSNEKKVYRCTSCNWDFRHETDLQLHVKHSHLENQGRAHRCIFCGESFGTEVELQCHITTHSKKYNCRFCSKAFHAIVLLEKHLREKHCVFEGKAQNCGANGSTVTVGDGQPKEDAEIHGLLTNSHGPGAAAGSVVESQNSHDGSEEEVDTAEPMYGCDICGASYTMESLLTNHQLRDHNIRPGESAMIKRKAEMIKGNHKCNVCSRTFFSEAGLREHMQTHLGPVKHYMCPICGERFPSLLTLTEHKVTHSKSLDTGSCRICKMPLQSEEDFLEHCQMHPDLRNSLTGFRCVVCMQTVTSTLELKIHGTFHMQKTGTMSSNQPLGRSNAISQNQQQHHVQKLFKCASCLKDFRSKQDLVKLDINGLPYGLCASCVTVAGSKSSSPTVNGGRQQQQQGGASTPATTTGTWVQGESLSPGEGKGKAVSSSSSSSSISSSSAAKTRCSSCNVKFESEAELQNHIQTVHREQAGDSNSGQLKTPQVSPMPRTSPSQTEEKKTYQCIKCQMVFYSEWDIQVHVANHMLEEGLNHECKLCSQSFDSPAKLQCHLIEHSFEGMGGTFKCPVCFTVFVQANKLQQHIFSAHGQEDKIYDCSQCPQKFFFQTELQNHTLTQHSS; translated from the exons ATGGTGCTGATCTTGAAGATGACCCGTCGTGTTCTTGGCCAGCATCATCTCCCTCCAGTAAGGATCAGACTTCTCCAGGACACTGTGAGGACTATGACTttggggaggaggaagggggccCTGGCCTGCCATACCCATGTCAATTTTGTGACAAGTCCTTCAGTCGCTTAAGTTTCCTGAAGCGTCACGAACAGAGTCACGGCGATAAACTCCCCTTCAGCTGTACCTTTTGCAGCCGTCTGTTTAAGCACAAGCGCAGCCGAGATCGACACGTAAAGCTCCACACCGGCGATAAGAAGTACCACTGTGGAGAGTGTGACTCTGCCTTCTCCCGCAGTGATCACCTCAAAATCCACATGAAAACTCACGCCTCCAACAAACCCCACAAGTGCCCTGTGTGCCGCCGAGGCTTCCTTTCCTCCAGTTCTCTCCATGGCCACATGCAAGTACACGAAAGGGGCAAAGATGGCAGCACCTCCAGCCTTTCTAGAGCTGATGAATGGAAGCTGAAAGAAACGCGCAAATGCAGCCGTTGCGAGGAGGGCTTTGATGTCCCAGAAGAGCTCCAGAGGCACATCGCTGAGTGCCACCCAGAGTGTTCGCCATCAGAAGATGGAGGCCTGGGTGCCACCCTGCAGTGCATTTACTGCCATGAGCCATTCAGTGACGAAGGCACCCTGTTGACCCACATTGACCAGGCCCACAGCCGAGACAGAAAGGGCCACACCTGTGCTATCTGCTCTGAGCACTTTCTGTCTGTTGAGGACCTCTATGCTCACATGGACATCCACCAGCTCCCTGAATCAAGTAACCATAGTAACAGCCCTTCCTTGCTAACAGTGGGCTACACCTCCGTCTCTAGCACCACTCCTGACTCTAACCTCTCTGTTGACAGCTCCACAATGGTAGAGACAGCACCACCTGTGCCCAAGACAAGGGGCAGGAGAAAGCGGGCTGCTCAGAACACATCAGACATGGGCGGACGTTCCTCCAAACAGCCCAAAGTCTCCTACAGCTGCATCTATTGCAACAAGCAAGTATTCTCCAGTCTGGCTGTGCTTCAGATTCACCTGCGAACCATGCATCTGGACAAGCCAGAGCAGGCTCACACTTGCCAGTTTTGTTTGGAAGTTCTGCCCTCTCTACTAAATCTAAATGAACATCTTAAGCAGGTCCACAATGCAGAAGACCATGCTGCTCTGTTAGCCAGCTTGCCTGATGCCCTCCTTCAGTGTAACTTCTGCCCTGAGGTGTTGAGTGACCTGAACGCACTCCAAGAGCACATCCGTTGCTCCCATGGTTTCCCTAGTCCTGTGGCCAAGGAGAGCAACGCCTTCTTCTGTCCCCAGTGCTTCATGGGGTTCTTGACAGAGGCTACCTTGGAGGAGCACGTTCGTCAGACTCACTGTGATGGGGGAAGCCTGCGGTTTGATTCCCCCTTGGCTGTAACCCCCAAGGAGCCCATAGTAGAAGTCTACTCCTGTTCATACTGTACCAATTCTCCCATATTCAACAGTGTGCTGAAGCTCAACAAGCACATCAAGGAGAATCACAAGAACATTCCACTGGCACTGAACTACAtcaacaatggaaaaaaaagcccTGCGTACCCTCAGTCC TCTTCTCCAATATCTGTGGAACCAACCATGCTGAAACAAGGCGGCTCAGCTGCACGCACTGCCAGTGAGTTCATATGTAACCAGTGTGGGGCCAAGTATACAAACTTAGACCTTTTTCAGACTCATCTAAAAACTCACTTGGATGGCCTGCAGCCTCAACTGACCTGTCCACAGTGCAACAAAGAGTTCCCCAACCAAGAGTCCCTGCTAAAGCATGTGACAATTCACTTCACTATTACGTCCACTTATTATATCTGTGAAAGCTGTGACAAGCAGTTCACCTCAGTGGATGACCTGCAGAAGCACCTGCTGGACATGCATACTTTTGTGTTCTTTCGTTGCACTCTGTGCCAAGAGGTGTTTGACTCAAAAGTTTCCACGCAGCTTCACCTGGCTGTAAAGCACAGCAATGAGAAGAAGGTGTATCGTTGCACCTCCTGCAACTGGGACTTCAGGCATGAGACTGACTTACAGCTACATGTCAAACACAGCCATTTGGAAAACCAAGGCCGTGCCCATCGCTGCATTTTCTGTGGAGAGTCCTTTGGAACAGAGGTTGAACTGCAGTGCCACATCACCACCCACAGCAAGAAGTACAACTGTCGCTTCTGCAGTAAGGCCTTCCACGCCATTGTCCTTTTGGAGAAGCATCTGAGGGAGAAGCACTGTGTGTTTGAGGGTAAGGCACAGAACTGTGGTGCTAATGGTTCTACTGTAACTGTTGGGGATGGGCAGCCTAAAGAAGATGCTGAGATACATGGTCTCCTGACTAACAGCCATGGTCCAGGGGCAGCAGCAGGCTCTGTGGTTGAGTCTCAAAATAGCCATGATGGCAGTGAAGAAGAGGTGGACACAGCAGAGCCCATGTATGGCTGTGACATCTGCGGTGCATCTTACACCATGGAGTCGCTCCTCACTAACCACCAGTTAAGAGACCACAATATTCGCCCTGGTGAGAGTGCCATGATAAAAAGGAAAGCTGAAATGATCAAGGGCAACCACAAGTGCAATGTCTGCTCCCGCACTTTCTTCTCTGAGGCTGGGCTGAGGGAACATATGCAGACCCACCTTGGGCCTGTCAAGCACTACATGTGTCCCATCTGTGGGGAGCGCTTCCCTTCCTTACTCACCCTGACTGAGCACAAGGTCACCCATAGCAAGAGTCTGGACACAGGAAGCTGCCGCATTTGTAAGATGCCACTACAGAGTGAGGAAGACTTCTTGGAGCATTGCCAGATGCACCCTGACCTAAGGAACTCCTTGACAGGTTTTCGCTGTGTGGTGTGCATGCAGACAGTCACCTCCACGTTGGAGCTCAAGATCCATGGTACCTTCCACATGCAAAAAACAGGTACCATGTCCAGCAACCAACCCCTGGGTCGCAGCAATGCTATCTCTCAGAACCAGCAGCAACACCATGTTCAGAAACTTTTCAAGTGCGCCTCCTGTCTGAAAGATTTCCGGTCCAAACAAGACCTTGTGAAGCTGGACATAAACGGCCTGCCTTATGGACTCTGTGCATCCTGTGTGACAGTGGCTGGTTCGAAGAGCTCCAGCCCAACGGTAAATGGAGGaaggcaacaacaacagcagggaGGAGCCAGCACTCCTGCTACAACTACAGGCACATGGGTCCAGGGGGAAAGCCTCAGCCCTGGAGAAGGGAAAGGCAAAGCAgtctcttcatcttcttcatcctcgTCCATATCCTCATCATCTGCTGCCAAGACAAGATGCTCCAGCTGCAATGTGAAGTTTGAGTCTGAAGCAGAGCTGCAAAACCACATCCAGACAGTGCATCGGGAACAGGCTGGGGATAGCAACAGCGGGCAGCTCAAGACCCCCCAGGTGTCCCCCATGCCCAGAACCAGTCCCTCACAAACTGAAGAG AAGAAGACATACCAGTGCATCAAATGTCAGATGGTATTCTACAGTGAATGGGACATCCAAGTTCATGTGGCCAATCATATGCTGG AGGAAGGATTGAATCATGAATGCAAGCTCTGTAGTCAGTCATTCGACTCACCAGCAAAGCTTCAATGCCACCTGATCGAGCACAGCTTTGAGGGCATGGGAGGAACCTTCAAGTGTCCTGTCTGCTTCACAG TGTTCGTCCAGGCCAataagctgcagcagcacatctTCTCAGCCCACGGCCAGGAGGATAAGATCTACGACTGCTCACAGTGCCCACAAAAGTTCTTCTTCCAGACAGAGTTACAG